Proteins found in one Mucilaginibacter gracilis genomic segment:
- the prfA gene encoding peptide chain release factor 1, which produces MLDKLEAIKERWQDVERELSSPDIMKDMKRFAQMNKEYKDLTKVVERYDVYANVMSNIDSNKEILATEKDVEFREMAKEELDGLLKQQEELEEEIRLMLIPKDPEDSRNAVVEIRGGTGGDEAALFAGDLYRMYIRYCEKQGWKTELVDCTEGTAGGYKEIIFNVNAEDAYGTLKFESGVHRVQRVPDTETQGRVHTSAASVVVLPEADEFDVDIHVNDIRKDLFCASGPGGQSVNTTYSAVRLTHIPTGIVAQCQDQKSQLKNYDKALGVLRSRIYEMELQKHLEEISKKRKTMVSTGDRSAKIRTYNYPQGRVTEHRIGLTIYNLPEVMNGNLSEVMEALQFAENAEKLQEGSIA; this is translated from the coding sequence ATGTTAGATAAGTTAGAAGCAATAAAAGAACGCTGGCAAGATGTTGAGCGCGAACTCAGCAGTCCGGATATTATGAAGGACATGAAGCGTTTTGCCCAGATGAATAAGGAATATAAAGACCTCACCAAAGTGGTTGAACGTTACGATGTTTACGCCAACGTGATGAGCAACATTGATAGCAACAAAGAAATTTTAGCTACCGAGAAGGATGTTGAGTTTAGAGAAATGGCTAAGGAAGAGCTTGACGGGCTGCTGAAACAACAGGAAGAGCTTGAAGAAGAAATACGCCTGATGCTGATACCTAAAGACCCTGAAGACAGCCGTAACGCCGTTGTAGAGATACGTGGTGGTACGGGTGGTGATGAAGCCGCCCTTTTTGCAGGCGACCTTTACCGCATGTACATACGCTATTGCGAAAAACAAGGTTGGAAAACCGAACTGGTTGACTGCACCGAAGGTACGGCAGGCGGATATAAAGAAATTATTTTTAACGTGAATGCCGAGGATGCTTACGGCACCTTAAAATTTGAGTCGGGCGTGCACCGCGTACAACGCGTACCCGATACCGAAACTCAGGGCCGCGTACATACATCGGCAGCATCGGTAGTGGTATTGCCCGAAGCAGACGAGTTTGATGTAGACATCCATGTAAACGACATCCGCAAAGATCTGTTTTGCGCATCCGGCCCAGGCGGACAATCCGTAAACACCACCTATTCGGCAGTAAGGTTAACACACATCCCTACCGGTATTGTAGCGCAATGTCAGGATCAAAAGTCGCAATTAAAGAATTATGATAAGGCTTTAGGCGTTTTACGCTCGCGCATTTACGAGATGGAACTACAAAAACACCTCGAAGAAATATCTAAAAAAAGAAAAACGATGGTATCAACCGGCGACAGGTCGGCCAAGATACGCACGTATAATTATCCTCAAGGCCGGGTAACCGAACACCGTATAGGGCTCACAATCTACAACTTACCCGAAGTAATGAATGGAAATTTATCCGAAGTAATGGAGGCACTCCAATTTGCCGAAAATGCAGAAAAACTACAAGAAGGAAGCATTGCATAA
- a CDS encoding type III polyketide synthase, with the protein MGSCISAIGTANPKNKIPQQTIYHFMANAFGLDNINAARLKHIYEGSGIDNRYSVIPDFAFSDTAEYTFFGNSANLEPFPTTQQRLKLYQQCAIDIATQAARQCFDSFDSDVAPQITHLITVSCTGMYAPGIDIDLVTTLGLNRQTERTCINFMGCYGAINALKAADYICRADAGAKVLVVSIELCTLHFQKNNTLDNWVANSLFSDGAAAVLVENELQKIKPGKALLLRNFYSEFMPEASDDMGWYVGNLGFEMKLTSKVSKHIKKHIKALTGRVLQKAGLSFEQIDEFAIHPGGKSILEATEEALDISAAANHLAYQTLREYGNMSSATILFVLQKILRADTEAGKNILSFAFGPGLTVEGMILETGE; encoded by the coding sequence ATGGGCAGTTGCATCAGTGCCATTGGCACAGCTAATCCAAAAAATAAAATACCCCAGCAAACCATTTACCATTTTATGGCTAATGCATTTGGGTTAGATAACATTAATGCTGCAAGGCTCAAACATATTTACGAAGGTTCCGGAATTGATAACCGTTATTCGGTAATTCCCGATTTTGCTTTCAGCGATACCGCGGAGTATACTTTTTTTGGTAATTCGGCAAACTTAGAGCCTTTCCCTACAACACAGCAACGCTTAAAATTATACCAGCAATGCGCAATTGATATTGCTACGCAAGCGGCCAGGCAATGCTTTGATAGTTTTGATAGCGATGTTGCGCCACAAATAACACACTTAATTACGGTGAGTTGTACCGGCATGTATGCGCCCGGTATTGATATTGATTTGGTTACAACCCTTGGCCTTAACCGCCAAACCGAGCGTACCTGTATTAATTTTATGGGCTGTTATGGTGCCATAAATGCCTTAAAAGCTGCCGATTACATTTGCCGGGCCGATGCCGGTGCCAAAGTATTGGTTGTTAGTATTGAGTTGTGTACGCTGCATTTTCAAAAAAACAATACGCTGGATAACTGGGTAGCTAATTCTTTATTCTCCGACGGAGCTGCGGCTGTGTTGGTTGAGAACGAACTTCAGAAAATTAAGCCAGGCAAAGCACTTTTGTTGCGTAATTTTTACTCGGAGTTTATGCCCGAAGCGAGCGACGATATGGGTTGGTATGTAGGCAACTTAGGGTTTGAAATGAAACTCACCAGCAAGGTATCAAAACACATTAAAAAGCACATCAAAGCTTTAACGGGCCGTGTATTACAAAAAGCAGGTTTAAGCTTTGAGCAGATAGACGAATTTGCTATCCACCCGGGAGGCAAAAGTATTTTAGAAGCTACCGAAGAAGCGTTAGATATTAGCGCGGCTGCAAACCATTTGGCCTACCAAACCCTGCGCGAATACGGTAATATGTCGTCGGCAACGATATTGTTTGTTTTGCAGAAGATATTGAGAGCCGACACGGAAGCCGGTAAAAACATATTGAGTTTTGCTTTTGGCCCGGGCCTAACCGTTGAGGGTATGATATTAGAGACTGGCGAATGA
- a CDS encoding methyltransferase domain-containing protein: MLNLSKRATEPEIMDDFSLPEGEVVPVLKGLEKLNALFGGHKTLVKALKYIPVKSGYHISDWGCGGGDALRAIAQWANKANIKLQLTGVDATASAVEFARVEAKAYPNISFILSDVMSDELKPGQFDVVYSSLFSHHFADDEWVALVKKMVSCSKKAVIITDLHRHWLLYYAVVFIAYTFTKSKMARFDGPLSVRRSFKKHDLVNLLHQSGLTNYKITWKWAFRWQVLIYKS, translated from the coding sequence ATGCTAAACCTAAGCAAACGCGCTACCGAACCCGAAATAATGGACGACTTTAGTTTGCCCGAAGGCGAGGTTGTGCCCGTGTTAAAAGGTTTAGAGAAACTAAATGCCTTATTTGGCGGGCATAAAACATTAGTAAAGGCACTCAAATACATCCCGGTTAAAAGCGGCTATCACATTAGCGATTGGGGTTGTGGCGGGGGCGATGCTTTGCGTGCCATAGCCCAATGGGCAAATAAAGCAAATATTAAACTGCAACTAACCGGCGTTGATGCCACGGCTTCGGCAGTAGAGTTTGCACGCGTGGAGGCTAAAGCCTATCCAAACATTAGCTTTATTTTGAGCGATGTAATGAGTGATGAATTAAAGCCGGGGCAATTTGATGTGGTGTATTCCAGTTTATTCAGCCATCACTTTGCCGATGATGAGTGGGTAGCCCTGGTAAAAAAAATGGTGTCGTGCAGCAAAAAGGCTGTAATTATTACCGATTTGCACCGGCATTGGCTGTTGTATTATGCTGTAGTTTTTATTGCCTATACTTTTACCAAAAGTAAAATGGCCCGGTTTGATGGGCCGCTATCAGTAAGGCGAAGCTTTAAAAAGCACGACCTTGTTAACTTATTGCACCAAAGTGGGTTAACAAATTATAAAATAACGTGGAAATGGGCCTTTAGGTGGCAAGTGCTGATTTACAAATCGTAA
- a CDS encoding prolyl oligopeptidase family serine peptidase yields MNIKPQPYPQSKKGDTIDTYFGTNVADPYRWLEDDETNDTKAWVIQQNKVTQNYLDQIPYREPIRQRLENLWNYEKYSAPFKEGKYTYFYKNNGLQSQSVLYRQLGDGEPEIFLDPNTFSADGTTSLGGVDFSKDGSICAYQLSAGGSDWRDVVIMHTATKIQVGDVLKDIKFSGIAWQGNDGFYYSTYNKPDAGSQLSGLTQYHKLYYHKLGTSQQHDKLIFGGTEMPRRYLSGYLTEDERYLVITAATSTTGNELYLQDLSNPDSAIINIVDNFDSQSLVLDNMGTRLYIFTNLNAPNYKVVTADAGHANPANWADLLPETENVLSASTGGGKLFAEYLKDATSLVMQYSMDGKLEHQIALPGVGTAGGFGAKRDEKELYYSFTSYTYPTTIFKYNIETGESQLYKKSGVQFNPELYESKQIFYTSKDGTRIPMVITHKKRLVLDGNNTTLLYAYGGFGISLTPAFSLSNIILLEQGGIYAVPNIRGGGEYGENWHIAGTKMQKQNVFDDFIAAAEYLIEHKYTSPDYLAIAGGSNGGLLVGAMITQRPDLFKVALPAVGVLDMLRYNQFTAGAGWAYDYGTAQDDEAMFKYLYNYSPYHALRPANYPATLILTADHDDRVVPAHSFKFAARMQEYQQGEAPVLIRIETKAGHGAGKSTAQNISEAADKWAFVFANMG; encoded by the coding sequence ATGAATATTAAACCGCAGCCCTATCCGCAGTCGAAAAAAGGCGATACAATAGATACTTACTTTGGCACCAACGTTGCCGACCCGTACCGCTGGCTTGAAGATGACGAGACCAACGATACCAAAGCATGGGTTATACAACAAAATAAAGTAACGCAAAACTATTTAGACCAGATACCTTACCGGGAACCAATAAGGCAGCGTTTAGAAAACCTGTGGAACTACGAAAAATATAGCGCGCCGTTTAAAGAAGGCAAGTATACTTATTTCTATAAAAATAACGGTTTACAAAGCCAGTCGGTTTTGTACCGGCAATTGGGTGATGGCGAACCTGAGATTTTTCTGGACCCTAATACCTTTTCTGCCGATGGAACAACTTCGCTTGGTGGCGTTGATTTTAGTAAGGATGGCAGTATTTGTGCTTATCAGCTATCTGCCGGCGGGTCCGACTGGCGGGATGTGGTAATTATGCACACCGCAACCAAAATACAAGTGGGCGATGTTTTAAAGGATATAAAATTTAGCGGTATAGCCTGGCAAGGTAACGATGGCTTTTATTACAGTACATATAATAAACCCGATGCCGGTAGCCAGCTATCGGGTTTAACTCAATATCACAAGCTTTATTACCACAAACTGGGCACCTCCCAGCAGCACGACAAACTTATTTTTGGCGGCACAGAAATGCCTCGCCGGTATCTTAGCGGGTATTTAACCGAAGATGAGCGCTACCTGGTTATAACGGCAGCAACATCAACAACAGGCAACGAGTTGTATTTACAGGATTTGAGCAACCCTGATAGTGCAATAATTAATATTGTAGACAATTTTGACAGCCAGAGCCTTGTGCTGGATAATATGGGTACCCGGCTGTATATTTTTACCAACCTTAACGCACCTAATTATAAAGTAGTTACAGCCGATGCAGGGCATGCTAACCCGGCAAACTGGGCCGATTTATTGCCCGAAACCGAAAACGTATTGAGTGCCAGCACAGGCGGGGGCAAGTTATTTGCCGAATATTTAAAGGATGCAACATCGCTGGTGATGCAGTACAGCATGGATGGGAAGCTCGAGCACCAGATAGCTTTGCCGGGCGTTGGAACAGCAGGGGGCTTTGGTGCAAAAAGGGACGAAAAGGAATTGTATTATTCTTTCACATCATACACTTACCCAACAACTATTTTTAAGTACAATATTGAAACGGGGGAATCGCAGTTGTATAAAAAATCGGGCGTGCAGTTTAACCCCGAGCTTTACGAATCAAAACAGATATTTTACACTTCTAAGGATGGCACCCGCATACCTATGGTTATTACCCATAAAAAGAGATTGGTGTTGGATGGCAACAATACTACTTTGCTGTATGCTTACGGTGGTTTCGGTATAAGCTTAACTCCGGCTTTTAGCCTTTCCAATATTATTTTGCTGGAGCAGGGCGGCATTTATGCCGTACCCAATATTCGCGGTGGCGGCGAGTATGGCGAAAACTGGCATATTGCAGGCACCAAAATGCAAAAGCAAAACGTTTTTGACGATTTTATTGCCGCCGCCGAATACCTTATTGAACATAAATATACTTCGCCAGACTATTTGGCTATAGCCGGAGGCTCTAACGGTGGTTTGTTGGTAGGCGCCATGATTACCCAGCGCCCCGATTTGTTTAAGGTAGCCCTGCCAGCAGTAGGCGTATTAGATATGCTGCGCTATAACCAATTTACAGCGGGTGCGGGTTGGGCATATGATTACGGCACGGCGCAAGATGATGAAGCGATGTTTAAATACCTTTACAATTATTCGCCTTACCATGCTTTAAGGCCGGCTAACTACCCGGCAACCTTGATATTGACTGCCGACCACGACGACCGTGTAGTACCGGCCCACTCCTTTAAATTTGCTGCCCGTATGCAGGAATACCAACAAGGCGAAGCCCCGGTATTGATACGCATTGAAACCAAGGCAGGGCACGGAGCAGGTAAATCAACCGCGCAAAACATTAGCGAGGCTGCGGATAAATGGGCGTTTGTGTTTGCCAATATGGGGTGA
- a CDS encoding YceI family protein: MKIVAIYITLFCLIGTAFGQTKHTVTKADVSYEIKNMGFKTSGIIGGFEATILFDKDHLPTSSITAAVNTATINSDNDMRDEHLRKPEYFDVEHYPKIMMKSVSFKGGSATNYTGTFDVTIKGQTKRVDVPFTYIVNGGTAVFKGSFKINRLDFAIGDKSMVLSNEVTISLNVETAIK, translated from the coding sequence ATGAAAATAGTTGCAATTTATATAACTTTATTTTGCCTTATAGGTACTGCCTTTGGGCAAACCAAGCATACGGTAACCAAAGCCGATGTTAGTTACGAGATTAAGAATATGGGTTTTAAAACCAGCGGAATTATTGGCGGTTTTGAAGCAACTATATTGTTTGATAAAGACCACCTGCCCACCAGCAGCATTACAGCGGCGGTAAATACGGCCACCATTAATTCGGATAACGATATGCGCGATGAACATTTGCGCAAACCAGAATATTTTGATGTGGAGCATTACCCCAAAATTATGATGAAATCGGTATCGTTTAAGGGCGGGAGTGCAACAAACTATACAGGCACCTTTGACGTAACTATTAAAGGACAAACAAAACGGGTTGACGTTCCTTTTACGTATATAGTAAACGGCGGCACGGCTGTTTTTAAAGGAAGTTTCAAAATTAACCGGCTTGATTTTGCCATTGGCGATAAAAGCATGGTATTATCAAACGAAGTAACTATATCTTTAAACGTGGAAACTGCCATTAAATAG
- a CDS encoding UbiA family prenyltransferase, with translation MQILQFIVPSRSAIAHLRFVFSLFLMPVYFFAYSQALVINAGSALLVFLIWHVLAFPASNGYNSYFDKDEESIGLLDKPPVVDISLYYFSLLLETAGFLLGFLVSWQFAFAVLLYGIMSKLYSHPKTRLKKYPVISFLTVFFFQGAFIYFTTYTAITGTTLFAGWNTGFIMAGAICSCLIGASYPLTQVYQHGEDGRRGDFTISILLGYKGSFIFSGALFATAILLSFFYWQQHHMPDYFYFFLFCSAPVFVFFNYWFYKVGQSTSNANYKNAMLMNFISAGCMLFYFLAIAILSGHVLV, from the coding sequence ATGCAAATTTTACAATTTATTGTCCCCAGCCGCTCGGCAATTGCTCATTTACGCTTTGTGTTTTCGCTGTTTTTAATGCCGGTTTATTTTTTTGCATACAGCCAGGCTTTGGTAATTAACGCAGGTAGTGCGCTATTAGTTTTTTTAATATGGCATGTGCTGGCCTTCCCGGCGAGTAATGGCTACAATAGCTATTTCGACAAAGACGAAGAAAGCATTGGCCTGCTTGATAAGCCCCCTGTTGTTGATATAAGCCTGTATTATTTTTCGCTACTGCTCGAAACCGCAGGCTTTTTACTTGGTTTTTTGGTGAGCTGGCAGTTTGCCTTTGCTGTTTTGCTATACGGCATTATGTCTAAACTATATAGCCACCCTAAAACGCGGCTAAAAAAATATCCTGTTATCAGCTTTTTAACGGTTTTCTTTTTCCAGGGTGCTTTTATTTATTTTACAACCTATACCGCCATTACGGGCACCACATTATTTGCCGGCTGGAACACCGGTTTTATTATGGCCGGTGCTATTTGCTCGTGCCTGATAGGGGCATCGTACCCGCTTACACAAGTTTACCAGCATGGCGAGGATGGCCGCCGCGGCGATTTTACCATCAGCATATTACTTGGCTACAAAGGCTCGTTTATATTTTCGGGAGCGTTGTTTGCCACGGCCATTTTGTTGTCTTTTTTTTACTGGCAACAACACCACATGCCCGATTATTTTTATTTCTTCCTTTTTTGCTCGGCCCCGGTATTTGTGTTTTTTAATTACTGGTTTTACAAAGTAGGCCAATCAACCAGCAACGCCAATTACAAAAACGCCATGTTAATGAATTTTATTAGCGCAGGCTGTATGCTGTTTTACTTTTTGGCAATAGCGATATTAAGCGGACATGTGTTGGTGTGA
- a CDS encoding NAD(P)/FAD-dependent oxidoreductase encodes MTDVIIVGGGLAGLFNAILLNRAGLSVTLIERKSYPFHRVCGEYISNEVIPFLSGLDIDLNALDVARISRLQVTAVSGTVLSKKLDLGGFGLSRYTFDNYLYKKAVAEGVNFLLDTKVDDIVFKDDHFEVTIPGRVLSAPLVIGSFGKRSNLDQKLKRDFFYKRSPYLAVKFHIRADFPQDVIQLNNYKDGYCGVSKIEADRYCMCYLAHRDDLRKYGNLQELEQNIVCKNLYLKRVFDSAEFLLDKPEVINEISFEKKQPVENHILMSGDTAGMIAPLCGNGMTMAIHSAKILSETILQYYKPNSFDAHARTLIEQRYTHEWEAKFARRLWVGRQLQKVFGANAMTTLSLKTLNALPPLADYLMSKTHGQPF; translated from the coding sequence ATGACGGACGTTATTATTGTAGGTGGCGGTTTGGCTGGGCTGTTTAACGCTATATTGTTAAACAGAGCTGGGTTAAGTGTAACGCTCATTGAGCGCAAAAGCTATCCTTTCCATCGCGTATGCGGCGAGTACATTAGTAACGAAGTTATTCCTTTCCTTTCGGGGTTGGATATTGATCTCAATGCTTTGGATGTTGCCCGTATTAGCCGTTTGCAGGTTACGGCTGTATCTGGAACTGTACTTTCAAAAAAGCTTGATCTGGGTGGTTTCGGCTTAAGCCGTTATACCTTTGATAATTATCTCTATAAAAAAGCGGTGGCCGAAGGTGTTAACTTTTTGTTGGATACCAAGGTTGATGATATTGTTTTTAAGGATGACCATTTTGAAGTAACAATTCCGGGAAGGGTTTTGAGTGCGCCTTTGGTTATCGGGTCGTTTGGTAAGCGGTCTAATCTGGATCAGAAATTAAAACGGGATTTTTTTTACAAACGCAGTCCGTATTTGGCGGTGAAGTTTCATATCCGCGCCGATTTCCCCCAAGATGTGATACAACTTAATAACTATAAAGACGGCTATTGCGGTGTAAGCAAAATTGAAGCCGACAGGTATTGCATGTGCTACCTGGCACACCGCGATGATTTGCGAAAGTACGGCAATCTACAAGAACTGGAACAGAACATCGTTTGTAAAAACCTGTATCTTAAAAGAGTATTTGATAGCGCCGAGTTTTTGCTTGATAAACCGGAAGTAATTAATGAAATATCTTTCGAGAAAAAGCAACCTGTTGAAAACCATATTTTAATGAGCGGCGATACTGCCGGGATGATAGCACCGCTTTGCGGCAACGGCATGACGATGGCCATACACTCGGCTAAAATTTTGTCGGAAACTATTTTACAATATTATAAGCCCAATAGCTTTGATGCACACGCGCGAACTTTGATTGAGCAAAGGTACACCCATGAATGGGAAGCCAAATTTGCCCGCAGGCTTTGGGTTGGCCGGCAACTGCAAAAGGTATTTGGTGCCAACGCCATGACCACCCTGAGCTTAAAAACCCTGAATGCCTTACCGCCACTGGCTGATTATTTAATGAGCAAAACCCACGGACAGCCTTTTTAA
- a CDS encoding DUF6807 domain-containing protein: protein MWIIVLLFTYHISIAGTIKPDYIKIIAVPTKQRVDITIGGEPFTSLLYADSLKKPTLYPIYTAKQNMVTRGWPLMPKHMDRTDYSHQFGLWFNYGNVNGADYWNNATGADTTKKDYGYIRVQKITGIINGEGKASLTMLSKWYNPGAKAVLEETSVFVFRVERGLRIIDRYITLKALTNVDFKDDKNGMYAFRAATELGQPVTLLENAMLMDNAIKIKTDSIPLTGHLTSSEGIQGESVFAKRAKWMKLTGIVNTEPVTLVMMDNPQNINYPAYWLARSYGLMSINPLGAGVFTRGREKVNFSLAKGKQTTFKYRFVQGGKDVDNDTLEKLFTDFASESL from the coding sequence ATGTGGATAATAGTATTGTTATTCACATATCATATCTCCATAGCCGGAACTATTAAGCCCGATTATATTAAGATAATTGCCGTACCCACAAAGCAAAGGGTTGATATTACCATTGGCGGCGAACCTTTTACATCGCTGCTGTATGCCGATAGTTTAAAAAAGCCAACGCTATACCCTATATACACCGCAAAGCAAAATATGGTAACCCGTGGCTGGCCCCTTATGCCAAAGCATATGGACCGTACCGATTACTCGCACCAGTTTGGCCTTTGGTTTAATTATGGCAACGTAAACGGAGCCGACTATTGGAACAACGCCACCGGTGCCGACACCACCAAAAAAGATTACGGCTACATTAGGGTACAAAAAATTACCGGCATTATTAACGGCGAGGGTAAGGCCAGTTTAACCATGCTATCAAAATGGTACAACCCCGGTGCTAAAGCCGTACTTGAAGAAACATCGGTATTTGTTTTTAGAGTTGAGAGAGGCCTGCGTATTATCGACCGCTATATCACCCTAAAAGCCCTAACTAACGTTGATTTTAAAGACGATAAAAATGGCATGTATGCTTTTAGAGCCGCCACCGAATTGGGGCAGCCTGTAACATTGTTAGAAAACGCCATGCTGATGGATAATGCCATCAAAATAAAAACCGACTCGATACCCCTAACCGGTCATTTAACAAGCAGCGAAGGTATACAAGGCGAATCGGTTTTTGCCAAACGCGCAAAATGGATGAAATTAACTGGCATTGTAAATACCGAGCCCGTAACGCTGGTGATGATGGATAACCCACAAAACATCAATTACCCTGCATATTGGCTTGCCCGCAGCTATGGCTTAATGTCTATCAATCCACTTGGAGCAGGCGTTTTTACCCGCGGGAGGGAAAAGGTGAATTTTAGCCTCGCCAAAGGCAAGCAAACAACTTTTAAGTATCGCTTTGTGCAAGGCGGCAAAGATGTTGATAACGATACCCTCGAAAAATTGTTTACCGATTTTGCATCCGAGAGTTTGTAA
- a CDS encoding UDP-2,3-diacylglucosamine diphosphatase has protein sequence MPNRYKLYFASDFHLGVPNYISSREREDKIVRWLDMIKIDAAEVFLMGDIFDFWFEYTTVVPKGYVRLFGKLAELTDSGVKLYMFKGNHDMWMFDYFKKELNATMINDELEIERNGKKFFLHHGDGLGPGDGKYKLLKKFFRSNLCQWLFERIHPNFGVGIANKWSQHSRIVQGDNEVRKNIEQEWLVSFSREQLKNHYYDYLIFGHRHLPLDIALDGQSRYINLGEWVNYFSYAVFDGQKLELKYFEKSDKV, from the coding sequence ATGCCGAACCGTTATAAACTGTATTTTGCTTCCGATTTTCATTTGGGAGTGCCCAACTATATTTCGAGCCGCGAGCGTGAAGATAAAATTGTGCGCTGGTTAGATATGATAAAAATTGATGCTGCTGAAGTGTTTTTAATGGGCGACATTTTTGATTTTTGGTTTGAATACACCACCGTAGTACCCAAGGGCTATGTACGCCTTTTTGGTAAACTTGCCGAACTTACCGATAGCGGCGTTAAACTGTACATGTTTAAAGGTAACCATGATATGTGGATGTTTGACTACTTTAAAAAAGAGTTAAATGCCACCATGATTAATGATGAACTGGAGATAGAACGCAACGGCAAAAAGTTTTTCCTTCACCACGGTGATGGCCTTGGCCCCGGCGATGGCAAATACAAACTGTTAAAAAAGTTTTTCCGCAGCAACTTGTGCCAATGGTTGTTTGAGCGTATACATCCAAACTTTGGCGTAGGAATTGCTAATAAATGGTCGCAGCATAGCCGTATTGTTCAAGGCGATAACGAAGTTCGTAAAAATATTGAGCAAGAGTGGCTGGTTTCATTTTCGCGCGAGCAATTAAAAAACCACTATTACGATTATTTGATATTCGGGCACAGGCATCTTCCGCTTGATATTGCGCTCGACGGGCAAAGCCGTTATATCAACCTTGGCGAATGGGTTAACTATTTTTCGTATGCAGTTTTTGATGGGCAAAAGCTGGAACTTAAATATTTTGAGAAGAGTGATAAAGTGTAA
- a CDS encoding site-specific integrase, whose protein sequence is MKINEKLSILVMLEKSKLTSDGKAPVFIRLTVEGKRAEMSLGQKVLLNNWNIEAGQVKGNSQEARLVNNAIDMAKIKLRQHYDHLSLSNDFVSAAMVKQAYQGKQEKVKGLLEVIDFTVDKMDKKVQNGKRAKSSLTKWKTTKDKAIAFIKYAYKTEDLPLNKLTVSFAEDFIDYLMLEQHIESNTANKYLKTIRGVVTNAVSRGWITHNPLCAYQCTYIEPERDILDDGEILTLYHKKMPVERLEDVKNAYLFMCFTGFAYKDASLLTPENIVNHFDGQDWIVKNREKVTKAICRENVPLLPIAKEIIAKYADNPYCRKHNVLLPVNSNQKYNAYLKEIADICGIKKNLTTHTARHTFATTVTLANGVPLETVSALLGHRSIKTTQIYAKIVAQKISVDMNDLKERLIVKMPSIMLKTHAA, encoded by the coding sequence ATGAAAATTAATGAAAAGCTCTCTATTTTGGTGATGCTCGAAAAGTCAAAGCTCACTTCAGACGGTAAGGCACCAGTGTTTATCCGTCTTACTGTAGAAGGGAAGCGGGCGGAAATGTCGTTAGGTCAAAAGGTGTTGCTTAATAACTGGAACATTGAAGCCGGTCAGGTAAAGGGTAATTCCCAAGAGGCACGTCTTGTTAACAATGCTATTGACATGGCTAAAATTAAGCTAAGGCAGCATTATGACCACCTAAGTTTGAGTAATGATTTTGTGTCTGCCGCGATGGTGAAACAGGCATATCAAGGCAAGCAGGAAAAAGTTAAAGGCTTATTGGAAGTTATCGATTTCACAGTTGACAAAATGGACAAAAAAGTCCAGAACGGGAAACGTGCGAAATCGTCACTAACCAAATGGAAAACGACTAAGGATAAAGCTATCGCATTTATCAAATATGCCTATAAAACGGAAGATTTGCCCTTAAATAAACTTACAGTTTCATTCGCGGAAGATTTCATTGATTACCTGATGCTGGAACAGCATATCGAAAGTAATACCGCAAACAAATATTTAAAAACAATTCGCGGCGTGGTTACCAATGCGGTTTCCCGAGGTTGGATTACGCATAACCCTTTATGTGCGTACCAATGCACTTATATTGAGCCTGAGCGGGATATATTAGACGATGGTGAAATCTTGACTTTATATCACAAAAAAATGCCTGTGGAACGGCTTGAAGACGTAAAAAACGCATACCTGTTTATGTGCTTTACCGGCTTTGCTTATAAAGATGCAAGTTTGTTAACGCCTGAGAACATCGTTAATCACTTTGACGGGCAGGATTGGATCGTTAAGAACCGGGAAAAGGTAACTAAAGCAATCTGCCGCGAAAATGTCCCGCTATTACCTATTGCCAAAGAGATCATTGCCAAGTATGCCGATAATCCGTATTGCAGAAAACATAACGTCCTGCTTCCGGTAAACAGTAATCAAAAGTATAATGCCTACTTGAAGGAAATTGCTGATATCTGCGGGATAAAAAAGAATCTGACAACGCATACTGCCAGGCACACATTTGCTACCACTGTTACATTAGCCAATGGCGTACCGTTAGAAACTGTCAGTGCGTTGCTCGGTCACAGGTCAATAAAAACAACTCAGATATATGCAAAGATTGTTGCACAGAAAATCAGTGTGGATATGAACGACCTTAAAGAAAGGTTGATTGTAAAAATGCCTTCGATCATGTTAAAAACTCATGCCGCTTAA